A genome region from Flammeovirga agarivorans includes the following:
- the galK gene encoding galactokinase → MQTTAIVAKFEELFNKEPLISRAPGRVNIIGEHTDYNDGFVLPASVDKEMVFAIALNDTNTVNAFALDLNEQDSFELDNIVPTEGWINYIKGVVAETQKKGLEPKGFDVVFAGDVPLGAGMSSSAALECGLATGLNKLFNGELSKLDIVLASQMSEHNYAGVKCGIMDQFASTYGQTNKVIKLDCRTKEYEYHTLDITGHKLVLCNTNVTHSLASSEYNTRREQCEAGVEVIKEKYPEIINLRDVSVEQIKEFEGTMDPVIYNRCSYVVEENDRLEKACEYMDKGDLVNLGKMIYGSHEGLSKKYEVSCPELDFLVEQTLEDDNVLGARMMGGGFGGCTINLVKEEAVDTFIERMTKAYKEGMGKDMLAYVVVIGPGARTEEAVEA, encoded by the coding sequence ATGCAAACAACAGCAATTGTAGCAAAATTCGAAGAGCTTTTTAACAAAGAGCCATTAATTTCAAGAGCTCCAGGTCGTGTGAACATCATTGGAGAGCACACTGATTACAATGACGGTTTTGTATTACCGGCATCTGTAGATAAAGAAATGGTTTTCGCTATTGCTTTAAACGATACGAATACTGTAAATGCTTTCGCTCTTGATTTAAATGAGCAAGACTCTTTCGAATTAGACAATATTGTTCCTACTGAAGGTTGGATCAACTACATCAAAGGTGTTGTTGCTGAAACACAAAAGAAAGGTTTAGAGCCTAAAGGTTTTGATGTTGTATTTGCAGGTGATGTACCTCTAGGAGCTGGTATGTCTTCATCAGCAGCATTAGAATGTGGTCTTGCAACTGGCTTGAATAAATTATTCAACGGTGAGTTATCTAAACTTGACATCGTATTAGCTTCTCAGATGTCTGAGCACAACTATGCAGGTGTGAAGTGTGGTATCATGGACCAGTTTGCTTCTACTTATGGTCAAACAAACAAAGTAATCAAATTAGATTGCCGTACTAAAGAATATGAGTATCACACGCTTGATATTACAGGTCACAAACTTGTATTATGTAACACGAATGTAACTCACTCTTTAGCATCTTCAGAATACAATACTCGTAGAGAGCAATGTGAAGCTGGTGTTGAGGTAATCAAAGAAAAATATCCTGAAATCATCAACTTACGTGATGTATCAGTAGAGCAAATTAAAGAGTTCGAAGGTACAATGGATCCTGTTATTTACAACAGATGTTCTTATGTAGTTGAAGAAAACGATCGTTTAGAAAAAGCATGTGAATACATGGACAAAGGTGACTTAGTAAACCTTGGTAAAATGATCTACGGTTCTCATGAGGGTCTTTCTAAGAAATATGAAGTTTCTTGTCCTGAATTAGACTTCTTAGTAGAACAAACTTTAGAAGATGACAACGTATTAGGCGCTCGTATGATGGGTGGCGGTTTCGGTGGTTGTACTATCAACCTAGTAAAAGAAGAGGCTGTTGATACATTCATTGAGCGTATGACAAAAGCATACAAAGAAGGAATGGGTAAAGATATGCTAGCTTATGTAGTAGTAATCGGACCTGGTGCTAGAACTGAAGAAGCAGTTGAAGCTTAA